One Aspergillus oryzae RIB40 DNA, chromosome 2 genomic window carries:
- a CDS encoding uncharacterized protein (predicted protein), producing the protein MVKIEHLYVLKNPNEPDNLDPTSTSQELGPIDVPTVQAGNMPFDGLRPSGHETQNSSGGLQDLPIKSRDNKRKSLSDNDKNESYESDDLDKNDRAAEEQLHNSFLTEESMNSKARGSSQRTSSSQGPRRSGRKRRKISNYSKLIDVGAETSDHESV; encoded by the exons ATGGTGAAAATTGAACACCTT TACGTCCTGAAGAATCCGAATGAACCGGATAACTTAGATCCAACTTCAACCAGTCAAGAGCTTGGCCCCATTGATGTTCCTACTGTTCAAGCTGGGAATATGCCATTCGATGGGCTCAGACCGAGCGGTCATGAGACACAGAACTCCAGCGGAGGCCTGCAGGATCTGCCTATAAAGAGCCGGGATAACAAGAGAAAGTCGTTATCGGACAATGATAAAAACGAGAGCTATGAATCCGATGACCTTGATAAGAATGACCGGGCTGCAGAGGAGCAACTACATAACAGCTTCCTGACTGAGGAGAGCATGAACTCAAAGGCCAGGGGATCAAGCCAGCGGACATCAAGTAGTCAGGGACCTCGACGTAGCGGCAGGAAAAGGCGTAAGATAAGCAACTACTCCAAGCTTATCGATGTTGGGGCCGAGACGAGCGATCATGAGAGCGTCTAG
- a CDS encoding putative meiosis specific protein Hop1 (predicted protein) gives MARIKFTTAPTSAVQVQSARVLHEKKSATSTRKKTQAEVENPAKSAVSEGLFLKQQQSLEMVQIMLHVSFGTLFYLRYSYREFLDSKSRHDTNGGDPDIAFGNGKRGQPLKVMIRGTDPKADMILDVLVRSTDYSCPSLSQWPVHLPFSACFH, from the exons ATGGCTCGTATCAAGTTTACTACTGCGCCTACATCGGCTGTTCAAGTACAGTCCGCCCGAGTTCTtcacgagaagaagagcgcgaCTTCTACCCGGAAGAAGACACAGGCTGAGGTTGAGAATCCGGCCAAGTCTGCTGTGTCTGAGGGCTTGTTCctgaagcagcaacaaagtTTAGAGATGGTACAAATAATGCTACATGTATCG TTTGGGACATTATTTTATCTTCG ATATTCATACCGAGAATTCCTCGACTCTAAATCACGCCATGACACTAATGGAGGCGACCCAGATATCGCTTTCGGTAATGGGAAGAGAGGCCAGCCACTCAAGGTGATGATACGCGGCACCGATCCCAAGGCAGACATGATACTTGATGTTCTGGTACGCTCCACGGATTACTCCTGCCCCTCCTTATCCCAATGGCCAGTCCATCTACCTTTCAGTGCGTGTTTTCATTGA